In Fusobacterium nucleatum, the genomic stretch TTTTTAATTGCTCATATCTTTTTTGATAATTTTCTATATCTTCTTCTGTTAAAGTTTTTAGATTATCAAACTCTCTATTAAAAGTTTCTAAAACTGATTTAACAATTTTTCCATTTTCAAGAGAATTTACCTTTATATTCCATTCAAAATTTACAGTCAATGCTCCCTGTGTTAAGTTACTACTTCCTACAATTAAAGTCCAAACATTCCCTTTTCTAAAAAAATATGCCTTAGTATGATGTTTTCTATTAGTTGCAACTTTTAAGTCTATGTTTTTATATGATAATAATTTTTTTAATGCTTTTGGTTCTGTGAAAGTTAAATAATCCCCTGTTAAAATTTTTCCTTTAATTCCCTTATTCTCTAAATTTTTTAATTCTTCCAAAAAAAGAGAAATACCCCCCATAGTAATAAAGGCAACAGAAATTATAAACTCATCACAATCCTCAAAACATTTTCTAAGTCTTGTAACAATTTTTTCTTCTCCATTGGCTATTAACTCATATTGGTACTTCTCATCTGAATCTATATTAAAATCTATGCTACTTGTTTTTAATGCTTGTAGTAAAATATTTTCCACTTTATACTCCCTAAAAGTTTTTCTTTTATTTTACCATAGATATTGACTTTTTATATATAAATGATAAAATTATGAATATAAAAAAGCAGGTTACTACGGCAATAGTAACCCACATAAAATTAAATAATTTATCTTTTAAAAATTGAAAACAAAACATCATTAACGGCAATTAATGGTGTTTTTACTTTATTAAATTAATATTTTATATTGCATTTCAATATTATGTGGTATAATAAAAAGAATTAATAAAAAGGAAGTGAAGAATGGAACAATTAGAAAAATTAAAAGAATTTAGAGATTTAGGGCTTAGTGAAAAGGTATTAAAGGTATTATCAAAAAAAGGATATGAATCTCCTACACCTATACAAAGATTAACAATACCTGCTCTTTTAAAAAATGATAAAGACATAATAGGACAAGCACAAACTGGGACAGGTAAGACTGCGGCTTTTTCTTTACCAATAATAGAGAACTTTGAAAATTTAGAACATATACAAGCAATTGTTTTAACTCCAACAAGAGAATTAGCTTTACAAGTGGCTGAGGAAATGAATAGTTTAAGTACAAGTAAAAAGATGAAAGTGATTCCTGTCTATGGTGGACAATCAATAGACATACAAAGAAAACTTATCAAAACTGGTGTAGATGTTGTTGTAGGTACACCTGGTAGAGTTATAGATTTAATTGAAAGAAAATTATTAAAATTAAATTCATTAAAATATTTTATTTTAGATGAAGCTGATGAAATGCTTAATATGGGTTTCGTTGAAGACATAGAAAAGATATTAACTTTTACAAATGAAGATAAAAGAATGTTATTTTTCTCTGCAACTATGCCTGATGAAATTATGAAGGTTGCTAAAAATCATATGAAGGAATATGAAGTTTTAGCTGTTAAAAGTAGAGAACTTACAACAGATTTAACAGAACAAATTTATTTTGAAGTAAACGAAAGAGATAAGTTTGAAGCACTATGTAGAATTATAGATTTAACAAAAGAATTTTATGGAATTGTTTTTTGCAGAACAAAGACTGATGTAAATGAAATTGTGGGAAGATTAAATGATAGAGGTTATGATGCTGAAGGTTTACATGGAGATATAGGACAAAATTATAGAGAAGTTACTTTAAAAAGATTTAAAACTAAGAAAATAAATATTCTTGTTGCAACAGATGTAGCTGCAAGAGGTATAGACATAAATGATTTAAGCCATGTTATAAACTATGCTATTCCACAAGAAGTTGAAAGTTATGTACATAGAATAGGTAGAACAGGGCGTGCTGGCAAAGAAGGAACTGCTATAACTTTTATTACTCCACAAGAGTATAGAAGACTTTTACAAATTCAAAAAGCTGTTAAAAAGGAAATTAAAAAAGAAAAATTACCTGATGTTAAAGATGTTATTCAAGCTAAAAAGTTTAGAATAATAGATGACATAGGACAAATTTTAATAGATAATGATTATGATAAATTTAAAAAACTAGCCAAAGACTTGCTTAAAATGGAAGATGCAGAAAATATTGTTGCCTCTCTTTTAAAATTATCATACAGTGATGTTTTAGATGAAAGCAATTACAATGAAATCTCTCCTGTCAAAATGGAAGATACTGGCAAAACAAGGTTATTTATTGCTATGGGAAGAAAAGATGGTATGACACCTAAGAAATTGGTTGAATTTATTGTTAAAAAAGCACAAGTAAAACAAAACTATATTAAAAATGCAGAAGTTTATGAAGGTTTCTCTTTTGTTTCTGTACCTTTTAAAGAAGCAGAAATAATAGTTGAGGCTTTTGCTAAAAATAGAAAAGGAAAGAAGCCATTAATAGAAAAAGCAAAGTCTAAAAAGTAAATTAAAGGTGAAATATTATGGATAAATACAGTTTTAAAGAAATGGATAGTATAATTTTAAAAAGATTGGTTAATGAAAAAAAAGAGGAATATTTAAGTAAGAAAAGAGCTAAAGAACTATTTGATAAAAATATATTTTCAAAATTTGAAGTAGGAACTTTTAAAGGTTTACAAGCTATACATCTATATCTTTTTCAAGATTGTTTTAAAGCTGGATTAATAAGAAACCATGATATAAAAAAAGGAGATACATTATTTTGTAAAGCAATGTATTTGAAAGATAATTTAAAAACAGTTTCTAATATGAAAGAAGATACATTTGAAGATATAGTTGATAAATATGTTGAAATGAATATAATGCATCCTTTTTATGAAGGAAATGGTAGAGCAACTAGAATATGGCTGGATTTATTACTAATTAAAAAACTTGGAAAATGTGTAGATTGGCAAAAGGTAAATAAAGAGGATTATCTATCTGCAATGAAAAGAAGTATCATAAATTCTTTGGAGATTAAAACTTTACTTAAAGAAAATTTGACATCTAATATTACCAATAGAGATATGTTTATGTCAAATATTAATCAATCTTATAGATATGAAAATATGTCAAGTTATGATATTCATAATTTAGATAATAAAATTGAGTTGAATGAAAAGAAGTCTAAAAAATAGGAGGTTGATATGAAAAAATTACTAGCTATTATCTCAATAATAATTGTAATTTTAGCAGGAACAACTATCTATCAGTTTGTAAAAAAAGATAAATATAATTTAGTTTTAGAAATAGATAAAGACAAACCTTTAAAAGAATCTTTATCAGTTCTACCTGTATCAAATAATCCATTTTTTAAATTGTATTTAAAATTTAGAAATGATGGAAAAAATATAAAAGCAGGTATTTATGAATTAAGAGGAAAATTCAATATGGTAGAACTTGTTTCTATGCTTGAAAGTGGTAAATCTAAGGTATTTAAGTTTACAATAATAGAGGGAAATACTGTAAAAAATGTTATAGGTAAATTGATTGCCAATGGAAAAGGAACTAGGGAAAATTTTGAGAAAGCATTTAAAGAAATAGATTTTCCTTATCCAACTCCTGACGCTAATTTTGAAGGTTATCTATACCCTGAAACTTATTTTATACCTGAGTCTTATGATGAAAAAGCTATAATTAATATATTTTTAAAAGAATTTTTAAAGAAATTTCCTGTGGAAAAATATCCAGATAAAGATGAATTTTATCAAAAACTTATAATGGCTTCTATACTTGAAAGAGAAGCAGCTGTTGAAAATGAAAAGCCTATTATGGCATCTGTTTTCTATAACAGAATGAATAAAAATATGTATCTTGCTGCTGACTCAACTGTTAATTTTGTTTTTAACTATGAAAAAAAAAGAATATACTATAAGGATTTAAAAGTTGATTCTCCTTATAATACATATAAAAATAAGGGACTTCCACCTGCACCTATTTGTAATCCAACTGTTAGTTCTGTTGAGGCAGCTTATCATCCAGCAGACACTGAATACTTATTCTTTGTAACAAAAGGTGGAGGAGAACACTTTTTTAGTAAAACATATAAGGAACATTTAGATTTTCAAAAAAATAAATAAGAGGTAATATGGAATTATTTAGAGAAATATTAAAAGTTAATAAAAAATATAATCTAATAGAAATTAATGATATTATTGTGGTTGGGTTCTCTGGTGGACCTGACTCAGTTTTTTTAGTGGAAATGTTAAAAAGATTACAAAATTTTATTAATTTTAATATCTATTTAGTTCATATCAATCATCTTTTAAGAGGTGAAGATGCTGATTCTGATGAAAAGTTTTCTTTTGAATATGCTAAAAAAAATAATTTAGAAATTTTTATTAAAAGAATTCCTGTTAAAGAAATAGCCAAAAAAGTTGGAAAAACTCTTGAAGAAGTAGGAAGAGAAGAAAGATACAATTTTTTTTCTGAAATATATGAAAAAGTGGGAGCAAATAAAATTGCAACAGCACATAACAAAGATGATCAGATAGAAACATTTTTATTTAGACTTATAAGAGGAACTTCCTTACAAGGTTTAGAGGGAATAAAAATAAAAAATAATAATATTATAAGACCTATCTCAGAAATATATAAAAAAGATATACTTGAATACTTGAATAAAAATGAAATTCAATATAGAATAGACAAGACAAACTTTGAAAATGAGTTTACTAGAAACAGTATAAGATTAGATTTAATTCCTTTTATTGAAAAAAGATATAATATTAAATTTAAAGATAAAATTTTCTCTTTGATTGAAGAAATTAAAGAAAACAATCAAAATAATTCTTTAAATTTAACTGATTATACTGATTCTAAAAATAAGATAATTTTAGAGAAAATAAAATTTTTATCTAACCTTGATAAAAAAAATTTATTTAATTTATTTTTAAATAAAAAAAATATAGAAGTTAATAGAAACAAAATTGATGAGATTAACAGTCTAATTAAAAGTAATGGGACTAAAAAAATTGATTTAGACAAATCTTATAGAGTAGTTAAAGATTATGCACATCTATATATTGAAGACAAGAAAGAAATTTCTATTTTTAATAATACTAAAATTCAATTAAAAATTCCAAGTGAACAAATTTTTGATAACTTTAAAATCAGTGTTAATATAGTAGAAAATTTAGATATCCCAAGGAAAAAAAATCAATATTTACTAGATGCCCTATATAATGATATAATAGAAGTCAGATATAGGAAAGATGGAGATAGAATTTTTTTAGATGAAAATCATTCTAAAAAGGTAAAAGAGGTTTTTATAGAGCAAAAAATTCCTAAGGACATGAGGGAT encodes the following:
- a CDS encoding DEAD/DEAH box helicase, whose amino-acid sequence is MEQLEKLKEFRDLGLSEKVLKVLSKKGYESPTPIQRLTIPALLKNDKDIIGQAQTGTGKTAAFSLPIIENFENLEHIQAIVLTPTRELALQVAEEMNSLSTSKKMKVIPVYGGQSIDIQRKLIKTGVDVVVGTPGRVIDLIERKLLKLNSLKYFILDEADEMLNMGFVEDIEKILTFTNEDKRMLFFSATMPDEIMKVAKNHMKEYEVLAVKSRELTTDLTEQIYFEVNERDKFEALCRIIDLTKEFYGIVFCRTKTDVNEIVGRLNDRGYDAEGLHGDIGQNYREVTLKRFKTKKINILVATDVAARGIDINDLSHVINYAIPQEVESYVHRIGRTGRAGKEGTAITFITPQEYRRLLQIQKAVKKEIKKEKLPDVKDVIQAKKFRIIDDIGQILIDNDYDKFKKLAKDLLKMEDAENIVASLLKLSYSDVLDESNYNEISPVKMEDTGKTRLFIAMGRKDGMTPKKLVEFIVKKAQVKQNYIKNAEVYEGFSFVSVPFKEAEIIVEAFAKNRKGKKPLIEKAKSKK
- the fic gene encoding protein adenylyltransferase Fic, with protein sequence MDKYSFKEMDSIILKRLVNEKKEEYLSKKRAKELFDKNIFSKFEVGTFKGLQAIHLYLFQDCFKAGLIRNHDIKKGDTLFCKAMYLKDNLKTVSNMKEDTFEDIVDKYVEMNIMHPFYEGNGRATRIWLDLLLIKKLGKCVDWQKVNKEDYLSAMKRSIINSLEIKTLLKENLTSNITNRDMFMSNINQSYRYENMSSYDIHNLDNKIELNEKKSKK
- the mltG gene encoding endolytic transglycosylase MltG, encoding MKKLLAIISIIIVILAGTTIYQFVKKDKYNLVLEIDKDKPLKESLSVLPVSNNPFFKLYLKFRNDGKNIKAGIYELRGKFNMVELVSMLESGKSKVFKFTIIEGNTVKNVIGKLIANGKGTRENFEKAFKEIDFPYPTPDANFEGYLYPETYFIPESYDEKAIINIFLKEFLKKFPVEKYPDKDEFYQKLIMASILEREAAVENEKPIMASVFYNRMNKNMYLAADSTVNFVFNYEKKRIYYKDLKVDSPYNTYKNKGLPPAPICNPTVSSVEAAYHPADTEYLFFVTKGGGEHFFSKTYKEHLDFQKNK
- the tilS gene encoding tRNA lysidine(34) synthetase TilS encodes the protein MELFREILKVNKKYNLIEINDIIVVGFSGGPDSVFLVEMLKRLQNFINFNIYLVHINHLLRGEDADSDEKFSFEYAKKNNLEIFIKRIPVKEIAKKVGKTLEEVGREERYNFFSEIYEKVGANKIATAHNKDDQIETFLFRLIRGTSLQGLEGIKIKNNNIIRPISEIYKKDILEYLNKNEIQYRIDKTNFENEFTRNSIRLDLIPFIEKRYNIKFKDKIFSLIEEIKENNQNNSLNLTDYTDSKNKIILEKIKFLSNLDKKNLFNLFLNKKNIEVNRNKIDEINSLIKSNGTKKIDLDKSYRVVKDYAHLYIEDKKEISIFNNTKIQLKIPSEQIFDNFKISVNIVENLDIPRKKNQYLLDALYNDIIEVRYRKDGDRIFLDENHSKKVKEVFIEQKIPKDMRDRLPIFLYNNKIFWIYNVKKAYIPKINKNENKLIKVLITVEEVK